One stretch of Eupeodes corollae chromosome 2, idEupCoro1.1, whole genome shotgun sequence DNA includes these proteins:
- the LOC129946117 gene encoding bifunctional 3'-phosphoadenosine 5'-phosphosulfate synthase — MFVRRRIIAINNNSIADSGDFERNLTCQQNNDNNSEMCLQVATNVTEQKHHVTREVRGKHLGFCRGFRGCTVWLTGLSGAGKTSIAFELEAYLVSRGIPAYGLDGDNIRTGLNKNLGFTPSDREENIRRVGEVAKLFADSGVVAICSFVSPFSDDRAMARKIHKDADLKFYEIFVDTPLAVCESRDVKGLYKKAREGTIKGFTGVTQEYERPDKPDLVVNTDGFTIKESTKKVVQLLEDEGIIPKALREIQQLPELFVDSSLKEAFLHETKSLPKIPITSVELQWVQILSEGWAFPLKGFMRENEYLQALHFNTILSDDGAFRDNQSVPIVLSVSAEAKDKLEGVSAVTLTYNDKPVAIMRKPEFFLHRKEERLSRQFGTSNPLHPYSKMVYESGEYLVGGELEVYERIKWNDGLDQYRLTPNELRVQFKNLNADAIFAFQLRNPIHNGHALLMQDTKRQLLERGFKRPVLLLHPLGGWTKDDDVPLDVRMAQHQAVLDSGALKREDTILAIFPSPMMYAGPTEVQWHAKARMNAGANFYIVGRDPAGMPHPDKNMYADGNLYDGTHGAKVLKMAQGLDSLEILPFRVAAYDKSSSKMAFFDPSRKDDFEFISGTKMRTLARTGELPPDGFMEPKAWKILAEFYQSIIKN; from the exons TGCTTACAAGTGGCTACAAATGTGACCGAACAAAAACACCACGTCACACGTGAAGTTCGCGGCAAACACTTGGGTTTCTGCCGAGGCTTCCGTGGATGTACTGTGTGGTTGACTGGACTCAGTGGAGCTGGTAAAACATCAATTGCGTTCGAACTCGAAGCATACCTTGTATCACGTGGAATTCCTGCCTATGGCTTAGATGGCGATAACATAAGAACTGGTCTCAATAAGAATCTCGGATTCACACCATCCGATCGTGAGGAAAATATTCGACGGGTGGGTGAAGTGGCTAAACTGTTTGCCGACAGCGGAGTGGTCGCCATATGTAGTTTTGTTTCGCCATTTAGTGATGATCGAGCTATGGCGAGAAAAATTCACAAAGATGCTGATTTAAA ATTCTATGAAATATTTGTTGACACCCCACTGGCAGTTTGTGAATCGAGGGATGTTAAAGGCTTATACAAGAAAGCTCGAGAAGGAACCATCAAAGGATTCACAGGCGTCACTCAGGAATACGAAAGACCAGATAAGCCAGATTTAGTTGTGAATACTGACGGATTCACCATCAaggaatcaacaaaaaaagttgttcAACTTCTCGAAGACGAAGGAATTATACCCAAGGCACTTAGAGAAATTCAACAG CTTCCAGAATTATTTGTAGATAGCAGTTTAAAAGAAGCATTTTTACATGAAACCAAATCACTTCCAAAGATTCCTATAACCTCTGTAGAGCTGCAATGGGTGCAAATACTCTCCGAAGGTTGGGCATTCCCATTGAAGGGCTTTATGCGAGAAAACGAATACCTGCAGGCATTGCATTTTAATACTATTTTAAGTGATGATGGTGCATTTCGGGATAATCAATCAGTGCCTATAGTTTTGTCTGTAAGTGCTGAAGCTAAAGATAAACTTGAAG gTGTCAGTGCAGTTACTTTAACTTACAACGATAAGCCAGTTGCAATTATGAGAAAACCAGAATTCTTCCTTCATCGCAAAGAAGAACGTCTTTCCAGACAATTTGGAACAAGTAATCCCCTTCATCCTTATAGTAAA atggTTTATGAATCCGGTGAGTATCTGGTGGGTGGTGAATTAGAAGTTTACGAACGCATCAAATGGAACGATGGCTTGGATCAGTATCGTCTCACGCCAAACGAGCTTCGAGTGCAGTTCAAGAATCTCAATGCCGATGCAATTTTTGCCTTCCaa CTCCGTAATCCTATTCATAATGGTCATGCTTTGCTCATGCAAGACACGAAGAGACAACTTCTGGAAAGAGGTTTTAAGAGACCCGTGTTACTACTACACCCGCTGGGCGGTTGGACGAAAGACGATGATGTTCCTTTGGATGTGCGAATGGCGCAACATCAAGCTGTGCTTGATTCAGGTGCACTTAAGCGGGAGGATACCATTTTGGCGATATTCCCCTCACCAATGATGTATGCTGGACCGACTGAAGTTCAATGGCATGCCAAAGCAC GAATGAACGCTGGTGCGAACTTTTATATTGTTGGGCGAGATCCAGCAGGTATGCCACATCCAGACAAAAATATGTATGCCGATGGTAATCTTTATGACGGCACTCATGGAGCGaaggttttaaaaatggcaCAAGGACTCGATAGTTTAGAG ATTTTACCATTCCGCGTTGCTGCTTACGACAAATCCTCATCGAAAATGGCCTTTTTTGATCCATCTCGAAAAGATGATTTTGAATTTATCTCAGGAACAAAAATGCGTACACTAGCCAGAACAGGAGAGTTGCCTCCAGATGGTTTTATGGAACCGAAAGCATGGAAAATACTTGCAGAATTTTATCAATCTATTATTAAGAATTAA